A genomic window from Erythrobacter sp. BLCC-B19 includes:
- a CDS encoding sodium:solute symporter family transporter yields MTNPMPAGGDGASMVQLAVCLGLTAAIALATWLTLRREAHDGSKKDVYLAGGKLSWLFVAGAITLTNLSTDQLVGMNGNQMLLLAWWEISGFVGLLILAFVFVPIYYRARVTTVTELLEQRYGGGGIRTLVSALFLFGMVLIYLPAGLYSGALFLQTSGIDLPLLVLAGFLGVIAAAYTMTGGLRAVAVMETYSGIGVLAIAVLIVVLALNAVDWDIARGVPPERLTMVGAADSPIPFHTLFTGMIFIQIFYWSTNQPITQKAMAAPNVREAQKGVLAAAVVRILIIPAIVVIPGVVAFQLFGDVDDAAYGKLVGAVLPPWLSGVFAAAIAAAVIAHTAAVMNAAVGLYAVDFHEKFVGRVESHWRLSGIVTVLLTATSIALVPVFQNAQSIINLLQQLNGLSSMPILSAFIVGLLFTGVESRAAIVGVVWGFVLYALFSFVAEPMALVGLHYIDVMVVTLATSVIAALAFNRFVLGGRARFAPREVFAQLALRSDAEEVFK; encoded by the coding sequence ATGACCAATCCCATGCCCGCGGGGGGCGACGGCGCGAGCATGGTGCAATTGGCGGTGTGCCTCGGGCTGACGGCGGCGATTGCGCTGGCGACCTGGCTGACGCTCCGGCGCGAGGCGCATGACGGATCGAAGAAGGACGTCTATCTCGCCGGGGGCAAGCTGAGCTGGCTGTTCGTGGCGGGCGCGATCACGCTGACCAACCTGTCGACCGATCAGCTGGTGGGCATGAACGGCAATCAGATGCTGCTGCTGGCCTGGTGGGAGATCAGCGGGTTTGTCGGCCTGCTGATCCTCGCCTTCGTGTTCGTGCCGATCTATTACCGCGCGCGGGTGACGACCGTGACCGAGCTGCTCGAACAGCGCTACGGCGGGGGCGGGATCCGCACGCTGGTGTCGGCGCTGTTCCTGTTCGGGATGGTGCTGATCTATCTGCCTGCCGGGCTCTATTCGGGCGCGCTGTTCCTCCAGACATCGGGGATCGATCTGCCGCTGCTGGTGCTGGCGGGCTTCCTCGGGGTGATCGCGGCGGCCTATACCATGACCGGCGGCCTGCGTGCGGTGGCGGTGATGGAGACTTACTCCGGCATTGGCGTGCTGGCGATTGCGGTGCTGATCGTGGTGCTGGCGCTGAACGCGGTCGATTGGGACATCGCGCGCGGGGTTCCGCCCGAGCGGCTGACGATGGTGGGGGCGGCGGATAGCCCGATCCCGTTCCACACGCTGTTCACCGGCATGATCTTCATCCAGATCTTCTACTGGTCGACCAACCAGCCGATCACCCAGAAGGCGATGGCCGCGCCCAATGTGCGCGAGGCGCAGAAGGGCGTGCTGGCGGCGGCGGTGGTGCGCATCCTCATCATCCCTGCGATCGTGGTGATCCCCGGCGTGGTCGCCTTCCAGCTGTTCGGCGATGTCGATGATGCGGCTTACGGCAAGCTGGTGGGCGCGGTGTTGCCGCCGTGGCTGTCGGGCGTGTTCGCCGCCGCCATCGCTGCCGCGGTGATCGCGCACACGGCGGCGGTGATGAATGCGGCCGTCGGCCTCTATGCGGTCGACTTTCACGAGAAGTTCGTGGGGCGCGTGGAGAGCCATTGGCGGCTGTCCGGCATCGTCACCGTGCTGCTCACCGCGACGTCGATTGCGCTGGTGCCCGTGTTCCAGAACGCGCAGAGCATCATCAATCTGCTCCAGCAATTGAACGGCCTCAGCTCGATGCCGATCCTGTCGGCCTTCATCGTCGGGCTGCTGTTTACGGGCGTGGAGAGCCGGGCGGCGATTGTCGGGGTGGTGTGGGGCTTCGTGCTCTATGCGCTGTTCAGCTTCGTTGCCGAGCCGATGGCGCTGGTCGGGCTGCACTATATCGATGTGATGGTGGTGACGCTGGCGACCAGCGTGATCGCGGCGCTCGCCTTCAACCGCTTTGTCCTGGGCGGGCGGGCGCGGTTTGCGCCGCGCGAGGTCTTTGCCCAATTGGCGCTGCGATCCGACGCCGAGGAAGTGTTCAAGTGA
- a CDS encoding beta-galactosidase — protein MKLGCCYYPEHWPEDRWADDAARMAAMGLSLVRIGEFAWSRIEPEPGHFDWGWLDRAIATLHGAGLAVILGTPTATPPKWLVDRMPDMVAIDADGRPRGFGSRRHYCFSHEGYRAECRRIVTALAQRYGQHPAVVMWQTDNEYGCHDTVLSFSDAAASAFRGWLAARYGTPEALNAAWGNVFWSMEYRSFAEVDPPNLTVTEANPAHWLDYRRFASDQVAHFNREQVNIIRAHSPGRDITHNFMGFFTEFDHHDVGRDIDVATWDSYPLGFLEQFWFSRDEKAAYLRQGHPDIAAFHHDLYRGCSGGRWGVMEQQPGPVNWARFNPAPLPGMVALWTLEACAHGAELTSYFRWRQAPFAQEQMHAGLLRPDSTEAEAAPEVRKAAARLAGIGPQVTARAPAALVFSYEAAWAVGIQPQGQSFRYLELVFECYSALRERGLDVDIVAPSADLSGYRMVLVPTLPIIPDGFAETLAGLISPVLIGPRSGSKTASFSIPEDLAPGALKAAIPLAVTRVESLRDGIAEPAEGFAVTRWREDVTSGLSPEITDGAGRGVVYRHGPIRYCAIWPDRALLRLLVERMAGEAGVDLFDLPEGVRVRRTGSHVFTFNYGAEPVAVPHIGATLAPASCHIAPR, from the coding sequence ATGAAGCTGGGCTGCTGTTATTACCCCGAACACTGGCCCGAAGACCGCTGGGCTGATGATGCCGCGCGCATGGCGGCAATGGGCCTGTCGCTGGTGCGGATCGGCGAATTCGCGTGGAGCCGGATCGAGCCTGAGCCGGGCCATTTCGACTGGGGCTGGCTCGACCGGGCGATCGCAACCCTGCACGGCGCGGGCCTCGCAGTGATCCTTGGCACCCCCACCGCCACGCCGCCCAAATGGCTGGTTGACCGGATGCCCGACATGGTCGCCATCGACGCGGACGGCCGCCCGCGCGGCTTCGGCTCAAGGCGGCATTACTGTTTCAGCCACGAAGGCTACCGCGCCGAGTGCCGCCGCATCGTGACGGCGCTGGCGCAGCGCTACGGGCAGCACCCGGCGGTGGTGATGTGGCAGACCGACAATGAATATGGCTGCCACGACACGGTGCTGAGTTTCTCCGATGCCGCCGCCAGCGCGTTCCGGGGCTGGCTGGCCGCGCGTTACGGCACGCCTGAAGCGCTCAACGCTGCCTGGGGCAATGTGTTCTGGAGCATGGAGTATCGCTCCTTCGCCGAAGTCGATCCGCCCAACCTGACCGTCACCGAAGCCAACCCCGCGCACTGGCTGGATTATCGCCGCTTCGCCTCCGATCAGGTCGCCCACTTCAACCGCGAACAGGTGAACATCATCCGCGCCCATTCACCCGGGCGGGATATCACGCACAACTTCATGGGCTTCTTCACCGAGTTCGATCACCACGATGTCGGCCGCGATATCGATGTCGCGACGTGGGATTCCTATCCGCTGGGCTTCCTCGAACAGTTCTGGTTTTCGCGCGACGAAAAGGCCGCCTACCTCAGGCAAGGCCACCCCGATATCGCTGCCTTCCACCATGATCTCTACCGAGGGTGTTCGGGCGGGCGCTGGGGGGTGATGGAGCAGCAGCCGGGACCGGTGAACTGGGCCCGCTTCAACCCCGCGCCCTTGCCGGGGATGGTGGCCCTGTGGACGCTGGAGGCCTGCGCCCACGGGGCCGAGCTCACCTCTTATTTCCGCTGGCGGCAGGCGCCCTTCGCGCAGGAGCAGATGCACGCCGGGCTGCTGCGTCCCGACAGTACCGAGGCCGAGGCCGCGCCCGAGGTTCGCAAGGCGGCCGCGCGATTGGCCGGGATCGGCCCGCAGGTCACGGCAAGGGCACCGGCCGCGCTCGTGTTCTCTTACGAAGCGGCCTGGGCCGTCGGCATTCAACCGCAAGGGCAGAGCTTCCGCTATCTGGAGCTGGTGTTCGAATGCTATTCGGCGCTGCGCGAGCGGGGTCTGGACGTCGATATTGTCGCGCCGTCGGCTGATTTGTCGGGCTACCGGATGGTGCTGGTGCCGACCTTGCCAATCATCCCCGATGGCTTTGCCGAGACGCTGGCCGGGCTCATCAGCCCGGTTCTGATAGGGCCGCGATCAGGCAGCAAGACGGCAAGCTTCTCGATCCCCGAAGATCTCGCACCCGGCGCGCTGAAGGCGGCAATCCCGCTCGCCGTGACCCGGGTCGAATCCTTGCGTGACGGCATTGCCGAGCCCGCAGAGGGCTTTGCCGTCACCCGCTGGCGCGAGGATGTGACATCGGGGCTTTCTCCTGAGATCACCGACGGCGCGGGGCGCGGGGTGGTCTATCGCCACGGCCCGATCCGCTATTGCGCAATCTGGCCCGACCGCGCGCTGCTGCGCCTGCTCGTCGAGCGCATGGCGGGCGAAGCGGGTGTCGACCTCTTTGACCTGCCCGAAGGTGTCCGGGTGCGCCGCACAGGCTCCCACGTCTTCACCTTCAACTATGGCGCCGAGCCGGTGGCCGTCCCGCATATCGGCGCAACGCTCGCCCCCGCCAGCTGCCACATCGCCCCGCGCTAA